The nucleotide window GTCAGAATGATGACGAGGCTGACCTGCTGGTCGATGTGCTGCTGCACGGTGTCTGAGCCGCGCGTTCTGCCTCACCCATAAAAAAATCCGCAGCGTTGCCGCCGCGGATTTTTTATGGCTTTGCTGCCGCGCTTACTTCACGCAGGCGGCACACTGGTTATGAATCTGCTGGAAGAAGTCATTGCCTTTGTCATCCACCAGGATAAACGCCGGGAAATTTTCCACTTCAATTTTCCAGATCGCTTCCATCCCCAGTTCCGCGTACTCCACGCACTCCAGGCTCTTGATGCTCTGCTGCGCCAGCACCGCCGCCGGGCCGCCGATACTGCCAAGGTAGAAACCACCGTGCTTGTGGCAGGCATCCGTCACTTGCTTGCTGCGATTGCCTTTCGCCAGCATCACCATGCTGCCGCCGTTCGCCTGCAGCAGATCAACATACGAGTCCATACGGCCGGCGGTGGTCGGACCGAGCGAGCCGGAGGCGTAACCTTCCGGCGTTTTGGCCGGGCCGGCGTAATAGACCGGATGATCTTTCATGTACTGCGGCAGGCCTTCGCCGTTATCAATGCGCTCTTTCAGTTTGGCGTGGGCGATGTCGCGCGCCACGATGATGGTGCCATTCAGCGACAGGCGGGTGGCGACCGGGTAGGCCGACAGCTGTGCCAGGATCGCCGGCATAGGCTGGTTAAGATCGACATTAACCACTTCACCTTCACCCTGCTGACGCAGCGCTTCCGGAATAAAGCGGCCCGGATTGTCTTCCAGCTTCTCGATCCAGATGCCTTCGCGGTTGATTTTGGCTTTGATATTGCGATCCGCCGAGCAGGAGACGCCCATGCCCACCGGACAGGAGGCACCGTGACGCGGCAGGCGGATAACGCGAATATCATGGGCAAAGTATTTGCCGCCAAACTGTGCGCCCAGCCCCAGCTTCTGTGATGCCTCCAGCAGCTCCTGCTCCAGCTGCAGGTCACGGAAGGCCTGGCCGTGCTCGTTGCCTTCGGTGGGCAGCGTATCGTAATAGTGGGTGGAAGCCAGTTTGACCGTCTTCAGCGTGCTTTCAGCGGAGGTGCCGCCAATCACAAAGGCGATGTGGTACGGCGGGCAGGCCGCGGTGCCCAGCGACATCATTTTGTCGATCAGGTAGTTTTTCAGCTTCGCCGGGGTGATCAGCGCTTTGGTTTCCTGGTACAGATAGGTTTTGTTGGCAGAGCCACCGCCTTTCGCGATGCACAGGAATTTGTATTCGTCACCGTCCACGCTGTAGAGATCAATCTGGGCAGGCAGGTTGGTGCCGGTATTCACCTCTTTGTACATATCCAGCGGCGCATTTTGCGAGTAGCGCAGGTTATCTTCGATATAGGTGTTGTACACCCCCTGCGACAGCGCGGCTTCATCGCCGCCGCCGGTCCACACGCGCTGGCCTTTTTTGCCCATGATGATCGCGGTGCCGGTATCCTGGCAGGTCGGCAGCACGCCTTTGGCGGCAATTTCCGAGTTACGCAGGAATTGCAGCGCAACGTATTTATCATTCTCGCTGGCTTCGTCATCCGCGAGGATGGCGGCGACCTGCTGCTGGTGTGCGGTGCGCAGCATAAAAGAGGCGTCGTGAAACGCCTGCTGGGCCAGCAGGGTCAGCGCTTGTGGATCAACCTTCAGCACTTCTTCGCCATCAAATTCCGCCACGGAAACGTGCTCACGGCTGAGCAGGTAATACTCGGTATCATCTTTGGCGAGAGGAAAGGGGTTCTGGTAGTAGAAGGGTTTGTTCGACATGTTGGCTCACTTAGTGTCCTGTTGCCCGCCAGCACGGCGGGCGACAAATTAGGCGATCGGTGATTCATTTTTCTCTCGCCAGCCCTCGGCAAGAGCTGACTGGCGAGCATCATACCACTTTAACGTGCCGGCGCGGCGGCGTTTTTTAACATCGAAGCAACATCATCAGAACATCATCACCATCCACGGGTAGGCGATAGCCATCAGCGCCACCAGGAACAGCGCGCCGAAAATCGTGCCGAGACGCCAGTAGTCTTTGGTGGGCAGGTAGCCGCTGCCGTAATAAATCGGACTTGGGCCGGTACCGTACGGGGTAATGATGCCCATCACGCCCAGCGAGGTACACATCATCAGGCAGAACACCGGCATATTGATGCCCGGAATAGAGGCGGCAATGGTCAGCATGGCCGGCAGCAGCGCCGTGGTGTGGGCGGTGGTGCTGGCAAACAGGTAATGCAGCAGGTAGAACGCCACCAGCAGCACCACAGCAGAGATTTGCGGATCATAGCCGTGCAGCAGCAACGCGCCCTCTTTGCCCAGCCAGGCGATAAAGCCGACGCGCGCCAGTCCGTCGGCCAGCGCCACCAGCGTGGCAAACCAGGCAAAGGTGTTCCAGGCGGCTTTATTACTGGTGATGTCGCTCCAGTTCAGCACGCCGGTCCACAGCATCAGCACGATGACCAGCAGGGCAGCCATTGCCGGCTCAATCCAGGCCGTGGCGAAGATCCACATCATCAGCGCGGCAACCACGAACACCAGCAGCAGGATCTCGTTGCGTGACAGCGGTCCGAGTTTTGCCAGCTCGGCTTTCGCCCAGCGCGGCACTTCATCGTTCACCTTCACTTCCGGCGGATAGAGCCAGTAAGCCAGCAGCGGCATGGTCAGAATCAGCAGGATACCCAGCGGCAGGAAGGCGAGAAACCACATGCCCCATGAGATATCAAAACCCACCACGCTTTTCACCAGCGCCAGCGCCAGCAGGTTCGGGGCCAGCGCCGACAGGAACATGGAGCTGGTGATACAGGCCGCGGTAATCGCGACCCACATCAGGTAAGAGCCAATCTTGCGCGCGCTGGGGTCATTGGGTTTAGAGCCATACAGCGGCGGCAGGTTAGCGATAATCGGATAGATGGTGCCGCCGCTGCGGGCAGTGTTCGATGGCGTAAAAGGGGCCAGCAGCAGGTCGGCAAAGGTGATGGCGTAACCCAGCGTCAGGCTGCGGCGGCCAAGATATTTCACCAGAATCAGCGCCAGCCGGCGGCCGAACTGCGTTTTATCGTAACCGGCCGCAAACATAAAGGCCCCGAAGATCAGCCAGACGGTAGAGTTGCCGAAGCCACTGACCGCCCACTTAAACGCCTGGCCGGCGGTTTTAAAGCCGGGAGTGGCCAGCTCGCTCGGGCTGAACAGCAGCCACTGACTGAACAGGGCGATGACCACCACCCCGGTCAGGCCGATGACCGCGCCGGGCAGCGGTTCAAAGATCAAGCCGACGATAACCCCGACAAAGATGGCAAAGAAGTGCCATGCATAGGGCTCCAGTCCGGCCGGCGTCGGCACCAGCAGCAGCAGGACAGCGACAATCACCGGCAGGCACAGCATCAGCAGGCGATTCTTTTTCCCCGGTGCGGCAGGTGGCACCTTCGCGGGGGCACTCTGAGTGGTTTGTGTATTCATAGTTTTGATCTGCAAGTTAAGGAGAATGCGTTTCAGGTCCGGCTCTGCAACAGTGTTATCCCGTTAGCGGGAAACTGGCATGCGCCGCAACATTTAAAGATGTCTTTGCAATGAAACATTGCTTTATAAAATTTTGTTGCGCGAATTATCGAATGAATGACGTTATGATGCGATTAATTAAAATATCTATTTTGATCTGGATCAATAAAAAATAGTGCACTTTTTTTACCGCCGCTGTTTTAGCGAAAATAATGTCGGTATAACCGCCCGCGCGGGCAGGTCTGCGGCAGGTTAAGCGGCTCACACAGGGGCTGGAAGCACCGGCTCTCTCTTTTTATTTCCTTATAAATCAATGTAATAACTTGCTACGTGGCAAAAGTTTGATTTTTGTCAAAGCATGGTCGAAACTTAGCGGAACGCTTTTGTCATCCGCCGCGGCTAAATACCATTTTTATCTGTGAGGAGTTATATAACTAACTACTTAGATTATGTAACTAAAGAAAATGGTATATTTAACGCATGAAGTCGGACCACTCAGATAATTTATTTTGTCTCCGAATCGCCAGAGAATTGAATATTAAATTTCTTAATTCCGGAGTTGCCCATTATGAATACGCTCACCCCGATTCTTAACCCGTTAACCCTTCCCAAAGGCGCGGTCCTTAAAAATCGTCTGGTCATGGCACCTATGACCACCTGTACCGGCTATTTTGATGGTGGTGTCACCAGCGATCTCGTCGAATACTACCGGGTGCGTGCAGGCAGTATCGGCACCGTGATTGTCGAATGCGCCTTTATTGATAACCTCGGCCCGGCGTTTCCGGGGGCCATTGCCATCGACAGCGACAACAAAATCCCCGGTCTGGCAAGAATTGCGCACGCCATTAAATCCCAGGGCTCGAAAGCCATTCTGCAGATCTACCACGGTGGTCGCATGGTCGAACCGGCGCTGATTGGCGGCAAAACGCCGGTGGCACCCAGCGCCATTGCCGCACCGCGTGAAGGTGCCACCACGCCGCGCGCGCTGACCGGCGAAGAGGTGGAGGTGATGATCACCCGCTTTGGCGATGCCGTTAACCGGGCGATTAAAGCCGGCTTTGACGGCGTGGAAATTCACGGCGCCAATACTTACCTGATTCAGCAGTTCTATTCGCCCAACTCTAACCAGCGCGACGACAAATGGGGCGGCAGCCGCGATAACCGCGCGCGTTTTCCGCTGGAGGTGCTGGAGATCACCCACAAAATGGCGGACCGCTTCGCGGCAGCGGACTTCATCATTGGTTATCGCTTCTCACCGGAAGAGCTGGAAGTGCCCGGTATCCGCTGGGACGACACGCTCTATCTGCTGGAAAAACTGGCGGCGCGCGGGCTGGATTACGTGCACTTTTCCGTCGGGCAGCTGCTGCGTCCGTCGATTGTGGACACGCAGGATCCCACGCCGCTGATCGCTAAATACCTGGCGCAGCGCTCGGCGCAGCTGGCGAAAGTGCCGGTGATTGGCGTGGGTGGTGTGGTCAATAAAGAGGATGCCGAGCTGGCGCTGGCGTCCGGCTTTGACCTGGTCGCCGTGGGTAAAGCCTGTATTGCCTATCCGGACTGGGCGGATCGCATCATCAACAATGAACGCCTGGAACTCTATATCGACAGCACCAAACGCGAAGCCCTGACCATCCCGGAACCGCTGTGGCGCTTCTCGCTGGTGGATGCGATGATCCGCGACGTCAGCGAAAGCCACCGCAAATATAAAGCCGGCGTTTATCAGGCCAAAGTCGAGGCCGAAGCGCTGAAGCTGAAAATCAACGTGACGCTCGACACCGACCGCATCACCGATATTGCGCTGGTGCCGGATCCTAACCTTGACGTCGATTTCACCAGTACCTTTGAAAGCCTGCGCGAACGCATTCTGGTTGCCAACAGCCCGCACGTGGACGCCATCACCGGCGCAACCACGCAGAGCGAAGCGCTGAAAAAAGCGGTTTCCCGTGCGCTGGCAACCTCCAGCAAAGAGTACGTTATTGAAGAGGGCGGCAACCCGAATGCACCGGTCAGCTACGATGTGGTAGTGATCGGTACCGGCGGTGCCGGACTGGCGGCAGCCATTCAGGCGCATGATGACGGTGCGCGCGTGGTGATCATTGAGAAGATGCCCACCATCGGCGGTAATACCATTAAAGCCTCGGTGGGCATGAACGCAGCCGAAACGCGCTATCAGAAACTCAAAGGCATCAGCGACAGCAAAGCGCTGTTCTACGAAGAGACGCTGAAAGGCGGCAAATTTAAAAACAACCCGGCGCTGCTGCATGAATTTGTGGAGCAGGCACCGGAAGCCATTGAATGGCTGGCCGATAAGCACATTGAACTGAGCGACATTACCATTACCGGCGGCATGAGCATTGACCGCACGCACCGGCCGGAAGACCGGTCAGCAGTAGGCGGCTTCCTGATTAGCGGGCTGGTGAAAAACATCAACCAGCGCGGCATTGAGGTGCTGCTGGAAACCTCAGTATCGGAAATCCTGATGGAGAACGGTGCGGTGACCGGCGTGCGCGTGGTGGATGAGTACAATGAGAGCCGCATTCTCAACGCCAAAAGCGTGATTGTGGCTACCGGTGGCTTCAGCGCCAACCGGGAGATGGTGGTGAAATACCGGCCGGAACTGGATGGCTTTGTCACCACCAACCACAAAGGCGCAACCGGCAGCGGTATCGCTATGCTGCAGAAAATTGGTGCCGATACCGTGGACATGGGCGAAATCCAGATCCACCCGACGGTTGAACAAACCACCTCGTACCTGATTTCTGAAGCGATGCGCGGTGGCGGTGCCATTCTGGTCAGTCAGGCGGGTCGCCGCTTCTATAACGAAATGGAAACCCGCGATAAAGTCTCCGCTGAGATTATTGCGCTGCCGGAAAAAAGCGCGTGGATCATCTTCGACGAGCAGGTGCGTAGCAGTAACAAAGCGGCCGATGAGTACATTGCCAAAGGCTTTGTGATCAGCGCGCCCACCCCGCATGAGCTGGCAGTGAAACTCAACATGGACCAGGAAACGCTGCACACCACCCTCAGCCGATACAATGAGTTCGTGGTGAATCAGAACGATGAGGATTTCGGCCGCAAAACCGCGCTGCGCCATCCGCTGAATCAGGGGCCTTTCTACGCCATTCGCGTGGCGCCCGGCGTACACCACACCATGGGCGGGGTGACCATCAACACTGACACGGCGGTGCTGGATACGCAGAAACAGGTGATTACCGGTGCCTGGGCAGCCGGTGAAGTGGTGGGCGGTATCCACGGCGCCAACCGTATTGGCGGTAACGCCGTGGCAGATATCATCATCTTCGGTATCAAAGCCGGTCACAACGCCGCGAAACTGGCGCTGGGGCGCTAAACGGTCAGGCTGCCCGCCACGCGCGGGCAGCCTTTTCAGGAGGAGGCTGCATGTCCGACGCAGGGGTTTACAGCTACTCGGCTGTGCTGATGGGATCGCCCATCCTGCTCAAACTCTTTGACGATAATCCGGTACTGGCGCGCCAGGTTTTCAGCCTGATCAAACAGCAGGAGAACCGCTTTACCGTTAACCGGGCGGAATCCGAAGTGATGGCCATTAACCATGCTGCGGGCCGGCACCCGGTGGTGGTCAGCGAGGCGGTATTTCAGCTGATTAGCGTCGCACATACCGTGAGTACGCTGCCGGACAGCGCGTTTAATTTTGCTATCGGGCCGGTGGTAAAGCGCTGGAAAATTGGCTTTCAGGGGCGCTCTGTACCGCCCGCCGCGGAGATTAACGCGCTGTTGCGCCTGACCGATCCGCATCAGGTGATCCTTGATGCGGCGCAGCGCTCGGTGTTTCTGGCGCAGCCCGGCATGGAGATTGATCTGGGCGCGATTGCCAAAGGCTACATCGCCGATGTGGTGCAGGCATTTCTGCGCCAGCAGGGGGTGAGCCGGGCGCTGATTAACCTTGGCGGCAATGTGCAGACGTTGGGCACGCCACCGCATGAACCCGGCGGCTGGAGCATTGGCCTGAAAACGCCGTTTGGTGGCGATGAGGCGCTGCTGGGCGTGCTGCAGGTTGCGGAAAAATCCGTGGTCACATCAGGGATTTATGAACGCTATTTTGAACAGGACGGGCGCTGCTGGCACCACATTTTCGATCCGCGCAGCGGCTATCCGCTGGATAACGAACTGCTGAGCGTCACGGTGATCGCCGATCGCTCGCTGGACGGCGATATCTATACCACGCTGCTGTACGGGATGGGCGTGGAGCAGGGGCTGGCGTTTCTGGCAGACCAGCCCGCACTCGACGCCATTTTTGTCACCCGCGATCGGCAGATCGTCTGCCCACCGTCGCACCACTACCGCTTTCAGCTGCACGACGCCAGCTGGACGCTGCATCACTGACAGTACTGCTGCAGCAGCGAGTGATACTCCGGCTGCAGGCGGTAGCGATAGACCGGCCGGCCAGTGGCACCGTAGTGAATGCTGGTGAACAGAATATTGATCTGCGCCAGCCAGATCAGATACTTGCGGCAGGAAACGCGCGAAATATTCACCTCGGCGGCCAGCTCATCGGTAGAGAACTCCTGTCCTGGATGGGCATCAATCCACTGACACAGCGTGCGCAGCGTCTGCGGCGTCAACCCTTTTGGCAGGCGTTTGTTGTCATGCTGCGTCGCCGGGCTGCCATGCAGCAGCAGATCCAGATCCGCCTGCTGATAGTGGTGCTGGTTGTCCATCAGCGACTTTTTCTGCCGCCAGCCGGTCAGCGCTTCTTCAAAACGCGGAAACTGGAAAGGCTTGATCAGGTAATCCACCACGCCATAGTGCAGCGAGGTTTTGATATTTTCGGCGTCCGCCGCGGATGAAATAATGATCACCTCTACCGCGCTTTGCGCCTGGCGCAGCTCCGGCAGCAGATCGAGGCCGTTTTCCTGCTGCATATAAATGTCCAGCAGCATCAGGTCGATCGGCGTGTCGCTGTTGAACAGGAACTCTCGCGCCTGCTGCAGCGTTGACGCTGTGCCGACGCAGTGAAAGCCCGGCACCTGGCCGATAAAGCTGCGGTTCAGCTCGGCGACCATCGCGTCATCATCGACCACTAACACGTTAATCATGCGGTTTGGTTTCCTCCATCCCACGGAAGTTGAACTAAAAATTGCGTAAACACACCCGGCTCGGACTCCACGCTAACGCTGCCGCCCAGGTGCTCTGTCTGCTGCTTCAGCAGGAACAGGCCCACGCCGCGATTCTCCCCTTTGGTGGAGAAGCCTTTATCAAAAACGGTGGCGAGATGCTCCGGCAGAATACCGGGGCCATCGTCGCTCACTTCACAGCTCAGCCAGCCATTCTGGTAGTGCAGCATCACGTGAATTTCGCCTTCGGTCTGCTCATGCATGGCATCCAGCGCGTTCTCAATCAGGTTGCCGAGCACGGTAATCAGGGCGGCCATCTGCTGCTCATTCCCGCTGTCCGGCAGATAGCTGGCGTCGCTGATGGTCAGGCGGTGACCGCAATCCGAAGCGCGATTGATCTTGCTGAGCAGAAAGCCGGCAATCACCGGCGACTTAATTTTTTCCAGCAGAAAGCCGATTTCAGTCTGGTAGTTATTGGCGGTCTTGAGAATATAGGTCTCCACCTGAGCATAGTTCTTCATATGCAGCAGGCCGAGAATGACGTGCAGCTTGTTCATGAACTCGTGCGAGCGCTCACGCAGTGCATCGACATAGTTTACCATGCCGCTCAGACGCTGCATCAGCTGGCTGATTTCGGTTTTGTCCCTGAACGTGCAGACCGCACCGATGATGCGTCCCTGGCTGCGCACCGGCACCGTGTTGCTCAGCAGCAGGCGGCCATTGACGTTGAGCTCTTCATCGCGCCGGGCCCGGCCGCTGGCCAGTACCTCCTGCAGATGATGATTAATCACCGAGGCGTCATAAATACGCTCTGCGCTGACGATGCCGCTGGCAACGTTGTCGCTCAGCAGCTGACGCGCTGCCTGGTTCACCAGCGTGACGTCGCCCCGATCGTCCATGGCGACCACGCCCTCTTTAACGGAGTTGAGAATCGCCTGACGCTGCTCAAACAGCGTGGAAATTTCGTACGGCTCAAGGCCAAACAGAATGCGTTTCAGCACGCGCACCAGCACAAAAGTGCCGACCGCGCCCGCCAGCGTGCCAATCAGAATGGTCCAGAGAATGCTCCAGCGGCTTTGATTGATTTGATCGGTCACGGCATCCAGCGAAATGCCGATCGCCACCACGCCAAGCTGGCGGTGCTGCGCATCGTAAACCGGCGTGAAGACGCGCAGCGCTTTGGCCAGCGAGCCCTGATTCACGGACACCACTTCGTTGCCGCGCAGCGCTGGTTCAATATCGGCACCGATAAAATGTTTGCCCACCAGTTCCGGATTGCGGTGCGAGTAGCGGATGCCATCCATGTTGGTGATGCTGATAAACAGCAGGTTGTTGCTCTCTTCAACGGCCTTGGCAATCGGCTGCAGCTGCGCCTGCTGCGGGGGCAGGGCCAGCGCCTGCTGGATTTCCGGCGATTTCGCCAGCGTGCGCGCCACGGCTATCGCTTTATCTTCCAGCTGACCGCGCGTTGACGCCCCGATCTGGAAAAAGTAGAACATGTGCACGCTGAGCAGCACCAGCACGATGACGGCGCTCAGCATCAGCGTCACCAGCGTATTGAGCTTCATTGGCCGCCTGCGCACCGGCGTCCCTGGCAGTGGAGAGTTCATGATGGTGCTCTGTAAACACGAGAGGGGCTATTATGACGGATAATCGAAAGCGGGTCGCGGTAAAAACAAAAGGGCCGTCAATGGACGGCCCTGGCGTTGCTGCCGTGAAGCAGCTGCGGGAAAGCCCGCTTATCCGCTCTGTTTGACGCGGCTGGCGAAGCTTTTACGCAGTTTCTGCAGCTTCGGTGGGATCACCGCCAGGCAGTAGCCATTGCGCTGACCGGCACCGTCCCAGTAATCCTGATGGTAAGCTTCCGCCGGATACCAGGCTTTCAGTGGCTCAATGGTGGTGACGATCGGGTCCTGATGATCTTCCTGCGCGCGGGCAATCGCGGCAATGGCTTCGGCTTCCTGCTCAGCGTTAGCCGGGAAGATGGCGGAGCGGTACTGCGTACCGACATCATTTCCCTGGCGGTTCAGCTGTGTGGGATCGTGAGTGGCGAAGCTGATATCCAGCAGGTCACCGTAGCTGACTTTTTCCGGATCAAAGCCGATGCGGATCGCTTCAGCATGGCCGGTGGCACCGCTGCAGACCTGTTCGTAGGTCGGGTTCGGGCGTTCACCGCCGGTATAACCACTTTCAACGGACTCCACGCCAATTACATCTTTAAACACTGCTTCGGTGCACCAGAAACAGCCACCGGCGATCACCGCATATTCGGTTGCCATTGTATTTACTCCTGTCAGGGCGAAAGCTTAACTGTGAGGGCGCAGCCGGACGAAATCAACCGTCAGGCAATGAACATTTCTGGCTATCTGGCGGCGTACCCTCTTAACCGGCGCTGGCGGCGCGGCAAACCGGCCGGCGGCAGTGGCCTCCGCTGCCGCACGGAGGGCATCAGCCTATCCTGACGCGCACCACATCGCTGATGCGCGTGGTGTAAGCGGGCGAGAGCATGTCGCGCTTCATGGCCCAGGGTTTCTGAATGCCCTGGCCGGCAAACCACAAGGCGCCGCGCTGACGGGCGTTCATCTGATCCATCAGCGCCATCAGCTGTTCACTGTTGCGCCGCAGCGGGTAATCGTCAAACAGGTCAGGCTGCGCTATCCCGTCGCTGAAGAAATCGCCCAGCATCACGCCGCCTTTCAGATAGCGTTTGCCCGGCACCCAGATACGATCCAGACACTTCAGCGTGGCCTGAATGATATCGCGACTGTCGGCGGTGGGTGTCACCAGCGTCTGGCTGGCGGCGTTGGCGTAGTAGGGCTGATGCGGATCGTGCGGGCTGGTGCGGATAAAGGTGCTGATGTGGCGGCAGTATTGCCGCTCGCTGCGCAGTTTCTCCGCCGCGCGCGCGGCATAGCTGGCAATGGCTTCGCGCATATCCTCATAGTGGCTGATGCGATCGCCAAAAGAGCGTGAGCACAGGATATTTTGCCGGTGCGGAATCACCTCTTCAAACGCCAGGCACGGCTCGCCGCGCAGCTCGCGTACCGTGCGTTCCAGGACCACACCGAAATTTTTGCGGATCAGCGCGGTGGGGGTATCCGCCAGATCCAGCGCCGTTTCAATGCCCATCAGGTTGAGCCGCGCGGACAGTCGCCGGCCCACGCCCCAGACATCGTCCACTTTCATGCGCTGCATCAGGCCGCGCTGGCGCGCAGGCGCAGAGAGATCCAGCACATTGTGCGCTTTGGTCCAGCGCTTGGCGGCCCAGTTGGCAAGCTTGGCGAGGGTTTTTGTCGGTGCGATGCCGACACCAACCCGCAGGTGCGTCTCTTTATAGAGGCGATCGCGAATCGACTGGCCAAACTGCTCCAGCGTCATGCAGCTATCGATGCCGCTGGCATCAACAAAGGCTTCATCGATGGAGTAGACGTCAACGCGCGGCGCCAGGGTTTCCAGCGTCTCCATCACCCGCGCCGACATATCCGCGTACAGCGCATAGTTGGAAGAGAACACCACCACCTGATGGCGCATCAGTTCTGCGCGATGCTTAAAGTAGGGCGCGCCCATTTTCAGGCCGAGCTGTTTGGCTTCCCTGCTCAGTGAAATAATGCAGCCGTCGTTGTTCGACAGCACCACAATCGGCCTGCCGCGCAGGTCCGGGCGAAACACGGTTTCGCAGCTTGCGTAAAAAGCGTTGACATCCACCAGCGCATACATAATGTTCAGCTCATGAATACTGTATATAAAAACAGTATAGCCAGCTGGCTGGCGATAGCGAAGCGGGAATGAAAGTGCAGCGGCTATCTCACTGATAAAAAGGGAAATAAAGCCGCGCCCGCCCGGCGGGCACGGCCGGGGATCAGCCCAGCAACGCGTGAACAGTGAGATTGATGGCGCCGCCGCCTGTAATCAGCCAGATGAACAGCAGCAGGCCCAGCAGCAGCGGGCGCAGCCCGGCCTGCTTCAGCTGGTTGATCTGAGTGGTCAGCCCCAGCGCAGCCATGGCCATGGCCAGCAGCACATTATCCAGCTGGTTGATCTGCGCAATCGCCGCAGGCGGTAGCAGATGAGCCGAGTTAAACAGCGCCACCAGGATAAACAGCAGTGCAAACCACGGAAAGGCGATGCGCTGCCGGCTGCCGTCGGTCGTTGCAGCACGACGGCGAACCCACATGCCCAGCATCATAAGAAAGGGCGCCAGCATCATGACGCGCAGCATTTTGGCAATCACGGCGGCATTTTCGGCGTCACTGCCAATCGCGTGACCGGCGGCCACCACCTGTGCCACTTCATGCATGGTTGAGCCGGTATAGATACCAAATGCCGTCAGGCTGACGCCCGGCAGCAGCGTAGCAACGCTGTGCCAGATCAGCGGGTAGAGAAATATTGCGCTGGTGCCAAAGATCACCACGGTGGCAACGGCAACCGCCACGCTGGCAGCGCGTGCTTTGATCACCGGACCGGTTGCCAGCACGGCCGCCGCCCCGCAGATGCTGCTGCCG belongs to Candidatus Pantoea soli and includes:
- the msrA gene encoding peptide-methionine (S)-S-oxide reductase MsrA, producing the protein MATEYAVIAGGCFWCTEAVFKDVIGVESVESGYTGGERPNPTYEQVCSGATGHAEAIRIGFDPEKVSYGDLLDISFATHDPTQLNRQGNDVGTQYRSAIFPANAEQEAEAIAAIARAQEDHQDPIVTTIEPLKAWYPAEAYHQDYWDGAGQRNGYCLAVIPPKLQKLRKSFASRVKQSG
- a CDS encoding YeiH family putative sulfate export transporter translates to MADISFIRYPQGIVQRAPGLLLTAAIALATAWLSNQPAVAQLGLGALTLAIIGGVIAGNTFYPALQPRCADGVQLAKQSLLRLGIILYGFRITFQQVLDVGLSGVVVDGLMLTSTFLLACWLGQRLLKLDRETAWLIGAGSSICGAAAVLATGPVIKARAASVAVAVATVVIFGTSAIFLYPLIWHSVATLLPGVSLTAFGIYTGSTMHEVAQVVAAGHAIGSDAENAAVIAKMLRVMMLAPFLMMLGMWVRRRAATTDGSRQRIAFPWFALLFILVALFNSAHLLPPAAIAQINQLDNVLLAMAMAALGLTTQINQLKQAGLRPLLLGLLLFIWLITGGGAINLTVHALLG
- the umuC gene encoding translesion error-prone DNA polymerase V subunit UmuC, with the translated sequence MYALVDVNAFYASCETVFRPDLRGRPIVVLSNNDGCIISLSREAKQLGLKMGAPYFKHRAELMRHQVVVFSSNYALYADMSARVMETLETLAPRVDVYSIDEAFVDASGIDSCMTLEQFGQSIRDRLYKETHLRVGVGIAPTKTLAKLANWAAKRWTKAHNVLDLSAPARQRGLMQRMKVDDVWGVGRRLSARLNLMGIETALDLADTPTALIRKNFGVVLERTVRELRGEPCLAFEEVIPHRQNILCSRSFGDRISHYEDMREAIASYAARAAEKLRSERQYCRHISTFIRTSPHDPHQPYYANAASQTLVTPTADSRDIIQATLKCLDRIWVPGKRYLKGGVMLGDFFSDGIAQPDLFDDYPLRRNSEQLMALMDQMNARQRGALWFAGQGIQKPWAMKRDMLSPAYTTRISDVVRVRIG
- a CDS encoding sensor histidine kinase — encoded protein: MNSPLPGTPVRRRPMKLNTLVTLMLSAVIVLVLLSVHMFYFFQIGASTRGQLEDKAIAVARTLAKSPEIQQALALPPQQAQLQPIAKAVEESNNLLFISITNMDGIRYSHRNPELVGKHFIGADIEPALRGNEVVSVNQGSLAKALRVFTPVYDAQHRQLGVVAIGISLDAVTDQINQSRWSILWTILIGTLAGAVGTFVLVRVLKRILFGLEPYEISTLFEQRQAILNSVKEGVVAMDDRGDVTLVNQAARQLLSDNVASGIVSAERIYDASVINHHLQEVLASGRARRDEELNVNGRLLLSNTVPVRSQGRIIGAVCTFRDKTEISQLMQRLSGMVNYVDALRERSHEFMNKLHVILGLLHMKNYAQVETYILKTANNYQTEIGFLLEKIKSPVIAGFLLSKINRASDCGHRLTISDASYLPDSGNEQQMAALITVLGNLIENALDAMHEQTEGEIHVMLHYQNGWLSCEVSDDGPGILPEHLATVFDKGFSTKGENRGVGLFLLKQQTEHLGGSVSVESEPGVFTQFLVQLPWDGGNQTA